GTCTGACCTCTCCTGGAGGCCACAATTCCCCAGGGGAAGCGCTCTGTTCTTGGGTGGAGACCCAGACCAAGGCTTGGGAGGCTGGCGGCCTCCGGCCAAAACATGAACTTGGCTAGTGGGTAAGTTTCCATTTTAGCGTTAGGATTTGGTCCAGGTTCGGCGGGTGGGGGCTGGACCCCCAGGGGGGACCCCCAGGGACTAGCCCAGCGGGGCTGAGGGTGCCTGGGAACTCAGTGTGTCCTCTATCCCCCAGGCCACCTCATGTGACTGTTTACTTCACATGCACCGTCCTGCAACGTGTGTGCTGTCAAGGCGGCAGATTGCCCAGCCTCTGTTTCCCCACTTGTGAAATAGCTCCTAGGTGTGTTCGGACCTAGCCTTGGTCAGCCTCTATATGACAGGAGTGTCCTTGAGCTTCCCTTCTAGTATGGACTTtcgttttttgagaaaggatcccacaccgtagcccaggctggcccgaaCTTACTCCTGGTCCTCCGGGCATGTTCTCCGGATGGAACCAGGGCCTCAGCCATTCCAGCGAgggctctacccactgagcccagCCCCAGGTTGACCTCTGACAAGGCtgtgctctgtagcccaggctggcctggaactctcccaTCCTCCACGGTTTGCAGCACTGGGTCTGGGGCTCTGGGGTGACTGTTTTGGTGTGGGAGCCGCAGCGGGGCCTCCGGCATCACCTAACACTCTCTGGTGGAGGTGGGGGTCACGGGCAAACCGAGTCCAGGAAGGGACCCTGGAGGCCCGTGGGCGTCAGGAAGGAGCGGACTGCAGATCCAGGCGGGGATGGTGAAAACAGGACCCGGCTGTTACCCTGGGGGCCACCGACAGCCCTGGGTCAGAGGTCAAGGCCgggtccccccacccccgcgGGGTCTCGGGTCAGGAAGGTGGGAAACGCATCAGGCAGGCCACCTGGGGAACCGCTCCTGACCGCGAGCGGGGCGGGGGCGGCGCCGGAGGCGGGCTTGCTCGCGGGCCGTGTTGCGCACGCGCACACTCGCAGGGGTGCGGGCTCTCCGCCACCCGCTTGGCCCCCGCTGCTCTAATCCCCCTGCTCCCGACCTGCAGCCCCGAGATAAGGACCCAGCTGCAGACGCAGATAAAAGAATCGCAGCCACACAAATCCGGGAGGCCAGCCGTGGGCACCTAGCCCGGGCTGCACCTGCCAGACctgggggaggggcgggagggggtggGCAGGCGGGCACAGacctggagacagacagaaaaggaggGAGCCAAAAGCGGCGGCGGGCGGGGGGTGGCCTGGCATAGAAAGTCAGACTTTgtcacaaaaagacaaaaatgagagAGAATGCAGAGCATGGTTGCAGACCCTgagagctggaggcaaaaggatcaggagttcaaggtcattttcagccACAGGGaggtggaggctagcctgggctacctgagaccttaaaattaaaaaaaaaaaaaaaaagaaaagaaagaaaaattattgagGCTAAATAGTAAGAACAGAGGAGACGGGCAGAGAGGAAGGTGGAGGGTGCAGCAGCTGGGACCCCGAGTGTTCCCTGCGCCCACTTGGTGCCTCAGTCTCCCTCCTGCCTCCGGTTCCTGGTGTTAGCTGAGATCAGGCCCGGGCACGGCTTgccacagctccaggggattATCCGGATCCCATGGTTCAGGGAGCCACAGACTCCCCCAAAGGCAACGCTGGGGTGACCCTGGGTGTGGAGACTGCCAGGGGAGAAAGGCGCGGGTTGCAAGGTGGACGGGTGTCCCGGAGGAGCGGCGAGGGCCGGACTCGGGCGGTGCTGCGGGGCGGGCACGGATGGCGGCACGGGCCAGGGGAGTCTGCCCAGGGCTGGGGCACAGTGAGCTCGCTCACGGCCCGCTCCACCGCCGCCGTGAACGTCCGCACTGTGCCGCAGCTACCCGTGCCGCGGCCGCGCCTCCTGCGGGAAGCCCGTCGGGGCTGCCTTGCGCAGAAGAGGACGCAGCCGCTGGGGAGGGCTCGCCCTCTGccggcctcagtttcccccactgTGCCCCCGCGCCCTCCCAGGCGGACACTACAAGGGAGCCCCGGGCTTTCGTGCACGTCGCGTCGATCCCGTCTTGTCCTGCAGGGGGCGGCAGAGGGCAGCGGGGCGCCCCTGAGGGCCTGGATCCCCGTGTGTCACTGCGTCCGGTTCGTGCGCAGAGGGCCCGGGCGAGAGCCGGTCCCCCAGAGTGACACCAGCGCGCCTGGTGACTGGGTGGACCGGCCTTCGGTGTTCGCGACgggcagctcaggctggcctgggagaGAACCGAACCGGGGGCGACCTCTGCTCTCCCGATCCTGCCGGCTCCACCCACCAAGTGCCCGGTGGCAGGGTAGGGGACGCGCCTCGACACAGCGGGGGCCAGTCTCCTGGCCGCCACTCACGGCGGCACACAGACTACACGAGTAATGTCTCTTCAAAAGGGGCGGCACGcactggcgcacgcctttaaccccaacactccggaggctgaggcaggaggatagctgtGACTTCGAGGTCCGCCCGTGTGAGCTGCAGCCGCCGCTTCCCACGGGTGACCGGCGTGCGAACCCCGCGGGGACCCTCGGGCACTTCCGGTCCCAGCGCAGGCCGACCAGCCCAGAGGCCCCGCCCCCCGGGGGGGCCGCCGTGCGCACGCGCGCCTTAGCGTCATTGGTGCGGTCTGGGCCTGCGCACTCCGCTCGGTAAGCTCTGGGTGACACGCGACCCGGAAGACTTTCCTGCCACACTACAGAGCCGGCGTGAGGGGCGTCGATGGCGGAGGATGCAGAGGCGGCAGCCGAgtgcggtggcggcggcggcggcggcggcgactcCGGGGTCGGCGCGTGCGAACCGGGGGTAGCGCCCATTAAAGCTCAGTGAGTCGCTGGCGTCGGACGGCGAAGCTGATGGGGGCCTTCCCGGCGTCCGTGGCGCGGCGCGAGCGGTGCATGCCGGGAGGTGTGGCGGTGTCCTGGAGAAGGGCAGCCCGGCGGCCCCACTATCTCTAAGGAGAGTAACACGTTGACGGCTGTCACACGCATTAGACACGGCGTGGGGACTCAGCCGGGGGGCCCGCGGTGCATGCTGGGACTTGTAGTTTTCCTGGCACGGGCCAAAAATGGATTACCACTTCCAGACTGCGTCTCTGTAAGCAGGCAGAAAGGCTTCTTGGGAAGCGTGGCAGCATGGGCCTACCCGCCAAGCATGCTGTAGTTTCTCTGTAGTCTAACGTGATTGTTATTTGTGCATCACAACCTGTAACAGTGCAATTCTCTGAGCAGAGACACAAATAGGCCCTTCAAATGCAAAATAGGTGTCCCTGAGTCACTGGGGTGCCCCAAGGTGAGAGCTGGTTCTAAACAGCGAGCCTCCTGTCTGCAGAAGCTGTGAACATTGGTCCCCAGGCCCCTTTCATTATGCCAACCGAGCCTCTCCCTCTCTGGCAGGTACCGCACCACCAAGGAACGGTTCCACCAATACCTGGACGCCGACAAGCGGGAGGGTGCATGCCAGGGAACGCCCGAAGGAGACCCTGATGGCAGTGACCTGGCTGAGCCCCAGGCCAAGAGGATTCGCCTGGAAGATGGGCAGGAGAATGGGAAGACAGAGGTGGCAGCTGAGCCCCCTGAGCAACGACAGGTGCCCAAGAGAGCCCGTGGCCAAAACAAAAGCCGGCCTCATGTGAAGCCAACGCACTATGATAAGGAGAGGCTCTGCCCGTCCCTCCTGCAGGTGAGAATGGCCCTGGGCCTGTCACCTCAAAGCCTGCAGCTGCTTGGTGACATGCAGTGGCCCTTGGCCGAGCAGTGCCTAGGCTTCCTGATGCTGCCTTCAGGGTGGCCTGTCCTCAGCCTGCTCGCGCCGGGCTGGGGTCTGCAGGCCACACTGgcatttttgtgtcttttgacgaatggtttctctgtgtggcccatGCCAGTTTGATAAATCTGTACCATGATGCTATGCCCAAAgagacctttcttttcttttctttctttcttttttttttcttttcgtttttggagacagggtttctctgtgtagctttgagcctttcctggatctcactctgtagaccaggctggcctcgaactcacagagatctgcctggctctgcctcccgagtgctggggttaaagatgtgcgccaccaccgcccggctattacgtatgtattttttaaagagggcattggatgccctggaactggagttacaggctgctgtgagcctccacgtgggtgctgggaatcgtaccagtgctcttgacctctgagctgATGTTCCAGCTCATGTGAGCCTGACACTGTGCCAGTCTTAGAGCTGGTGACACCCCGGGGACACACAACTGGAAGGATGATCCCTGCAGCCACGCCGGCTACCCTTCCTCTCCGGCCCTTCTCATGTCCCTACAGGAGTCTGCCACATGTGCATTTGGTGACCGGTGCCGCTTCCTGCATGACGTGGGGCGCTACCTGGAGACCAAGCCGGCAGACCTGGGCCCCCGCTGTGTGCTCTTCGACACCTTTGGCCGGTGCCCTTACAGTGTGACCTGTCGCTTTGCTGGGGCACACCTGGGCCCCGAGGGTCAGAACCTGGTGCAGGAGGAGGTGCTAGCTCGCTGCGTGCACCTCCCTCCAGTGCGTAATGGCCTGAACAGGGTCCTGCAGCAGCAGCTGCGGAAGCGCCAAGTGTGCTTTGAGCGAGCTGAGCAGGCCCTGCGCCGCCTCACCCAGAGCCCCCTGCCTGTAGTCATCCCTGAGACCACTGTAGCCACGGTTACCCCAGAACAGAAcagctgccatgcccagctggaTACTGCGGGAGGGGCCAGCAGCCTGCGTGGCAGCCCTGTGTCCACCTGTGGTCCCTTGACAGACGAGGACATCATTCGGCTGCGGCCCTGTGAGAAGAAGCAGGTAAGcatgcaggcatggcagctgggcTCAGTGTTGGCCACAGTCTTACCTCAGCAGAAAGAGTCTGAGGAGTCCTGGAGGATCAGGGCTGGGGGATAAGGGAGCAACATGGAAGGCTCCTGAAAGGGAGGGCATTGAGGCTGGGGTTTTAAAGGTTGACTAGAAGCTCTCCTGTGTAGGAGACTGGGCACTGATGAACTTTTCTCCTAAGAGGAATGGACATGGTgtatgcagaggcaggcagtagAAGGAGGCcactgggtgtgtgtgggagggagagCATGTTTTAGACCATGGGGGGAGGAGGCCTGACTTCATCTGACGCTCCCTCCCCTCCAGCTGGATATCAGTGGGAAGCTGTACCTTGCTCCGCTCACCACGGTAGGAGGTGGCTGGGATGGGTGGCACAGTGGTTCCCTGGGGCATTGCTGGTGTCTGGTGTCCCTGTCTGCTGACCTCTGAGTCCTGAACAAGCCCTTGTCCTGAGCAGTGTGGGAACCTACCCTTTCGCCGCATCTGCAAGCGCTTCGGTGCCGATGTGACGTGCGGTGAGATGGCCGTGTGCACGAACCTGCTGCAGGGACAGATGTCTGAGTGGGCCTTGCTCAAGCGCCACCCCTGCGAGGACATCTTTGGGGTGCAAGTCAGTGTTGGCCCTGCGGGAGGTCGGAAGGGGCTGCCGTGTCGGGGAGCATGCCTCCCCGACCTGGGGTTCACTGGAGTCCATGTGATGTGTGGTGACCCCAGTGGGCTGGTCACTGACCACACTCTGCCTGGCGCAGCTGGAGGGCGCCTTCCCTGACACAATGACCAAATGCGCTGAGCTCCTGAACCGCACCATCGACGTGGACTTTGTGGATATCAACGTGGGCTGCCCCATCGACCTTGTCTACAAGAAGGTGACAGCCAGCCACTCTGGAGCCTGGGAGGGTGTGGCCCAAGCCCAGGACCCTGTCCTGCTGTCCCCATCTGGACATGGGCACACAGCCAGTGGCTGGCAATTCAGCTAAATGTGGGCACCCATAGGGAGCGTCTACATTTCTGTGGGGGTCACAGGGTGTCTGTGTCCCACAGGGTGGTGGCTGCGCACTCATGAATCGCTCAGCCAAGTTTCAGCAGATTGTGCGGGGCGTGAATGAGGTAACCTGAGCTCTTCAGGGACACACCCCTCCTCACCCCACACGGTTCTGACAGGTAGCCTCCAGGcctgctctctgctccctctctgcCCTTGTACCCGCAGGTGCTGGACGTGCCATTGACTGTGAAGATGCGTACCGGTGTCCAGGAGCGTGTGAGCCTGGCACACCGTCTGCTGCCCGAGCTGCGGGACTGGGGTGTAGCACTGGTCACGGTGGGTGTCGGGCAGTGTGGTCCCGTCGTGGGGTCACTGTGGCTCTCCTGGTCCCtcgttttctgtctctctctggttcCCCGCTATCTCCCTTGCCCCCCTCCACCTCGCCACCTTCCATCCTCATCACTGCACCCCCTCCCAGCTCCACGGCCGCTCCCGGGAACAGCGCTACACCAGGCTGGCGGACTGGCCCTACATCAAGCAGTGCGCCGAGGTGGCCAGCCCCATGCCCCTGTTCGGTAGGTGCCCAGAGCCACTCACCCTGCTTGTCTCTCAGGTGGAAAGATGGGGAGGGTACAGGGTCCCTGGGAAACCTTCCCCAGTACCATGGAGCCTGCCACTGTCTAGACCCCactctgtctccccaggaaacGGGGACATTCTTTCATTCGAGGATGCCAACTGTGCCATGCAGACAGGCGTCGCGGGGGTCATGATTGCCCGGTGAGCAGCAGCTGGGCTGGGACAGGGATGCTAGAAGTTTCTCACCTGTGGCTCCTGGGAGGGCGAGGCCCAGGTGCTGAGGTGACTGGCTGGCAGGAGGCACTGGGTCCCCACTGACCATCTCCCTCCACAGTGGTGCCTTGCTCAAGCCCTGGCTGTTCACGGAGATCAAGGAACAGAGACACTGGGACATCTCGTCGTCTGAGCGCCTGGACATCCTGAGGGACTTCACGAACTATGGCTTGGAACACTGGGGCTCCGACACGCAGGGCGTGGAGCGGACCCGGCGCTTCCTCCTTGAGTGGCTCTCCTTTCTTTGCAGGTGGGCATTGGATGCGGAGAGTGGCCGGGCCAGGGGCCAGGGATTGTAGCCTCAGGCCTCACCCAGCCTTATtggctcctctgtcctccctgacCCGCAGGTATGTGCCTGTGGGCCTGCTCGAGCGACTCCCACAGAGGATCAATGAGAGACCACCCTACTACCTAGGACGGGACCACCTGGAGACGCTCATGGCCAGCCAGCAGGCTGCAGACTGGATTCGCATCAGGTACCCAGTGGCCCGGGTTCTGTGGGGTAATTCTGGGAGGCCCAGGCCTGACCTGTCTGTCACCCTGTCCTCATAGTGAGATGCTGCTCGGACCTGTCCCACCTGGCTTCGCCTTCCTGCCCAAGCATAAAGCCAACGCCTACAAGTAGCCAGCGGAGACAAtacattttattcttctacaACTTCTTTTCCTTTGTCGGTGTTTTGAGACGAGGCCTTGTGTTTCctggggtggccttgaactcccagaacCCTAGGCACACACTGCTGTCACACTTAGCTTTTGTTCAGGTGTCATAGGCGGCAactttccctcttcttccaggACGTGGCCTTGGCTGGTGCCTGGTCCCCCTCTGCCCTGTTTTTTGACTCCTGGCTATCCTGATATGCTGGCCAATACCCTCGTGGTTGTGAATCAGGGTGACCTGGCTCAGGATGCGTCTGCCCAGGGAGTGGAGGGAGTCacctcctgcccacccccaccccggaaCCCGAGTGGTGGGCCCAGCCTGGACTGGAACCCTCCACCTAGCAACAGGGCAAACAGAACCCAGTGGGACTCTATCCCCGAGGTGCCTCTGCTGCCACCCGGGCCCCCCCGGGGTGGCCTTTCTCCCCATGCAGCACCCCAAAACTCTCTATCCCCCAGCCATACCCCAGGAAGGCTTCGGCCCACGGGGCCTGGAGGGCACTGAGGTGCCAGGTGGCCCAGAACCCCTTTCCACCATAGGTATGATGGTGGTGGCAGGCAGGGGTGTGATGGCCGTGGGGCCTGGGCTCCTGCCCCACCCACCGGACACCTTTGTCCACAGCCAGCACCAGCCTGTTCTATCAGACTCCAGGCTCAGACCAGGATGTGCTTCTGGCGCCTCCCGCAGGTACTGGCCAGCGCCCGAGCATGCTGAGAGCAGGCCCCATCTTGACCCAAGATGAGAGCCAAGTCACCTCTGTACCCCAGACAGATCCCCCATACTAACACATGGGCCACAGTTTGAAGTGGCCCTAGAGACCAGGCCGAAGGTTGCTGAGGTGACAAGACCTACCACTAGGAAAGTTTCCACAAGGCCCAGCCACTCAAAAGTGCGGGTCACTGCTCCCCTGAGAATAGGAGTGTCCCCAAGAATCTCCAAGTGTCTTGCCCTCCGTGAGTCCCCAGATGACTGCTAAACAAAGCCAGTACACAGGCACCCTCGAGATGAGGGCTGTGTCCTGTGTACCCGGGTCTCAGTCCCCCTACCCCATGTCCTGGTTCCCCCATGGACACCCCTCTCAGGGTGTCCGCCACCTGCAGGCTTCCAGATGGCTCCCTGCGGCTGCTTCTTTGACCCTCGCATCTACCGAATCGAGTGGGCCACCTCTGACTTCGGCCAGTCGTCTATGTACAAggtggcggtggctggcggtccCACCTTGTCCGGTGGCTACCTGCTGGAGGCCCCATCCTACCTCAAGGCCCCGGGGCCTCCGCCTGCGCTCTACCCCCACTACCAGCCGGCTCCCGGTGGGCCACAATACCTCACACACTATCTTCCACCCGAGGAGCCTGGGCCCGAGGCACTGGGCTTTGTGGGGGATGGAGGGCCCCTCAACTTCATGGAGATGCTCAGAGATGGCCTGGTACCCCCACCAGCCCCTAAAgagactaagccatctcccttgCTCATCACAGTCCCCACGGCACACACGCTGCCACCCGGGCCCTATGGTCATCTCAGTGGCCATGCCAGCCAGTTCCCAGGGCCCCAGGTGACCATGAGGCCCATCGAAGCCCCCAGGGAGCTGCAGGGCAATGCTGTGGCCAGGCCGGGTCTGCGGTTCCCTCCTGGCCCTGCAGAGCTCAAGGTGGCTGAGGTGGAGGACGTCACCCGGATGGGCTCAGGTGAGACTATGCCTCCCGAGGTGGCCCGTGCTTTCTTCCTACCGGACAAGGTCCTTCTAGAAGATGCCATGAAACTTTTCGACTGTCTCCCTGGTGGCGCTGAACCTGAGGTGGCCCTGCACAGGGGTCCCGGGCCTGGCCCGCGGGACAGTGGTGGCAGTGGGGATGACTGCACAGCCGACATCCGCTCCCTGCACCTGCCGGATGAGCTGCTGTCCTTTGACTATGGTGTCCCTGAGGTCCTGGATGCCGTGGCCAGCGTGGATTACGTTTTCAGCTTCAAGGCCCTGGACGATGAGCTGCTGCCCCATGTGGGGGTCCCTGTTGCTGACACGGCGGCCCCTGGCCTGCGGTCTCATCAGTCAGGGAAGATGACCACCACGTGTACCAAGAAAGGGAAACCGGgtggcagacacaggcagaccgCGGGCCCAGCTGGCACTGCGGCCGCAGGACCCAGGCCGGACCCTGGAGCTGCCCCCAATTAAAGCAATTTGATCTCTGCTGTGTGTGGACACCAGTCCTGCTGCTGTGGCCCGGCAAGGCTGCTCAGACTGCATGGTGAAGCCAGGGGGACCTGGCCGTCACCAGACGCCTTCAGAGCCAAGAGTGTCAGGTGTCAGGGATGGATCTGAACTGTgaccctgcactcaggaggctggggcaggggagatggaGGTCAGTCAGGATCACAAAAGGATGACTCCATCTAAAAGAAATGAGGACATAGAGCTGGGTTGTGTAGCTCAGCAGGATAGGGTGTTGGGGCTCGGTGGGTAGAGTGCTTGGGGCTCAGTTGCTACACACAagaccctggattccatccccagtgCTAAATGAACTATATGTGGTTCACGGCTATAACCCTAGCGCTGAAGAGGTGGAAGgaatcaggaggatcagaatttcaaggctagcctggg
The nucleotide sequence above comes from Onychomys torridus chromosome 21, mOncTor1.1, whole genome shotgun sequence. Encoded proteins:
- the Dus3l gene encoding tRNA-dihydrouridine(47) synthase [NAD(P)(+)]-like, translating into MAEDAEAAAECGGGGGGGGDSGVGACEPGVAPIKAQYRTTKERFHQYLDADKREGACQGTPEGDPDGSDLAEPQAKRIRLEDGQENGKTEVAAEPPEQRQVPKRARGQNKSRPHVKPTHYDKERLCPSLLQESATCAFGDRCRFLHDVGRYLETKPADLGPRCVLFDTFGRCPYSVTCRFAGAHLGPEGQNLVQEEVLARCVHLPPVRNGLNRVLQQQLRKRQVCFERAEQALRRLTQSPLPVVIPETTVATVTPEQNSCHAQLDTAGGASSLRGSPVSTCGPLTDEDIIRLRPCEKKQLDISGKLYLAPLTTCGNLPFRRICKRFGADVTCGEMAVCTNLLQGQMSEWALLKRHPCEDIFGVQLEGAFPDTMTKCAELLNRTIDVDFVDINVGCPIDLVYKKGGGCALMNRSAKFQQIVRGVNEVLDVPLTVKMRTGVQERVSLAHRLLPELRDWGVALVTLHGRSREQRYTRLADWPYIKQCAEVASPMPLFGNGDILSFEDANCAMQTGVAGVMIARGALLKPWLFTEIKEQRHWDISSSERLDILRDFTNYGLEHWGSDTQGVERTRRFLLEWLSFLCRYVPVGLLERLPQRINERPPYYLGRDHLETLMASQQAADWIRISEMLLGPVPPGFAFLPKHKANAYK
- the Prr22 gene encoding proline-rich protein 22 codes for the protein MRLPREWRESPPAHPHPGTRVVGPAWTGTLHLATGQTEPSGTLSPRCLCCHPGPPGVAFLPMQHPKTLYPPAIPQEGFGPRGLEGTEVPGGPEPLSTIASTSLFYQTPGSDQDVLLAPPAGFQMAPCGCFFDPRIYRIEWATSDFGQSSMYKVAVAGGPTLSGGYLLEAPSYLKAPGPPPALYPHYQPAPGGPQYLTHYLPPEEPGPEALGFVGDGGPLNFMEMLRDGLVPPPAPKETKPSPLLITVPTAHTLPPGPYGHLSGHASQFPGPQVTMRPIEAPRELQGNAVARPGLRFPPGPAELKVAEVEDVTRMGSGETMPPEVARAFFLPDKVLLEDAMKLFDCLPGGAEPEVALHRGPGPGPRDSGGSGDDCTADIRSLHLPDELLSFDYGVPEVLDAVASVDYVFSFKALDDELLPHVGVPVADTAAPGLRSHQSGKMTTTCTKKGKPGGRHRQTAGPAGTAAAGPRPDPGAAPN